A single window of Vibrio sp. SCSIO 43137 DNA harbors:
- a CDS encoding SDR family oxidoreductase gives MIVVTGATGQLGRLVIKHLINKVDASNIIAAVRTPAKASDLADLGVQVREADYSKPETLNSAFKGAEKVLLISSSEIGQRAEQHKNVIDAAKEQGVSLVAYTSLLNADTSPLALAEEHIETEKQLSQSGVPYVLLRNGWYTENYLASVPASVEHGAFIGSAEAGKISSAAREDYAEAAAAVLTAQAPQAGKVYELAGDESYTLTELAALVSQVAGKEVPYVNLPENEFEQALIGAGLPEPLVALLANSDVGASKGGLFDDKKQLSTLIGHPTKSLIAMLKETVQ, from the coding sequence CAACGGGTCAACTTGGCCGCTTAGTTATCAAACACTTAATCAATAAAGTAGATGCTTCAAACATCATTGCAGCGGTTCGCACACCTGCAAAAGCAAGTGACTTAGCGGATTTAGGCGTACAAGTTCGTGAAGCCGATTACTCAAAGCCGGAAACGCTGAACTCCGCATTTAAAGGTGCTGAAAAAGTGCTTCTGATTTCATCGAGTGAGATTGGGCAAAGGGCCGAGCAACACAAAAACGTTATTGATGCAGCAAAAGAGCAGGGCGTATCACTCGTGGCTTACACAAGCTTGCTGAATGCAGATACATCTCCGCTGGCGCTGGCTGAAGAACATATTGAAACTGAGAAACAGCTAAGCCAGAGCGGAGTGCCTTATGTGCTGCTACGCAACGGCTGGTATACAGAGAACTATCTGGCGAGTGTTCCTGCTTCTGTTGAACATGGTGCCTTTATTGGTAGTGCTGAAGCGGGAAAAATTAGCTCCGCTGCAAGAGAAGATTATGCTGAAGCAGCCGCGGCCGTGCTTACCGCACAAGCCCCACAGGCCGGAAAAGTGTATGAGTTAGCGGGAGATGAGTCTTACACGCTAACAGAGCTTGCAGCCTTAGTTAGTCAGGTGGCGGGCAAAGAGGTGCCTTATGTAAACCTGCCTGAAAACGAGTTTGAACAAGCTCTTATCGGCGCAGGGCTACCTGAACCACTGGTGGCATTGCTGGCAAACTCAGATGTTGGTGCATCAAAAGGCGGCCTGTTTGATGACAAAAAACAGCTAAGCACATTAATCGGCCACCCGACAAAAAGCCTGATTGCCATGCTCAAAGAGACAGTTCAGTAA
- the dgt gene encoding dGTPase — protein MDIEAYPVYIALVLSDGELAVSINFNQKIRGTRVFHNGALSRPRPLNEPDKVALQGSFESDRGRILNSAAIRRLQQKTQVFPLERNAAVRSRLTHSLEVQQVGRYITQLVFQNLSKEEREQYKLTDLERQFESIVEMSCLMHDVGNPPFGHFGEQAINDWFSRNLTSLALGEDDKPRLDLPPEVRQDLSNFEGNAQAIRLVHTLLALNLTYSQVSGIFKYTRRADTPAPKHQNDEQKAELENYNYLMKKVGYYMSEHRYVESLKTVLSMDSHCRSPFSYIMEAADDISYGIADIEDAVEKGILTVEQLSSVLDEEFQKVAAEYNLDDKSAMKSIVAVAEASARKAENCADSQFFISLRVEINKRLPQHACQQFIDNIEQVFNGSFNRALIEDQSENHAIVKTLKNVAMNYAFCDPDVEKSELQGYTIITGLLEAYKPLLLLDRATFADIKTAPLYERRLHKKLPNKHLKAYDIAMKTLQEEKGTKPDIAFLPYDFDDDVWEFYFRVRLIQDYISGMTDQFAYDEYRALRVVD, from the coding sequence ATGGATATTGAGGCATATCCGGTTTACATTGCTTTGGTGTTGTCCGATGGAGAGTTAGCAGTGAGTATTAATTTTAATCAGAAAATCAGAGGCACCAGAGTCTTTCACAATGGTGCGCTCTCACGTCCTCGCCCCCTTAATGAGCCTGATAAAGTTGCATTGCAAGGCAGTTTTGAAAGTGATCGCGGGCGGATTCTTAACTCTGCCGCCATTCGCCGCTTACAACAAAAAACTCAGGTATTCCCGTTAGAAAGAAATGCCGCTGTACGCAGCAGGCTCACCCACTCTCTTGAGGTACAGCAGGTCGGGCGCTATATCACCCAGCTTGTTTTTCAGAATCTGAGTAAAGAAGAACGCGAGCAATACAAGCTAACTGATCTTGAACGCCAGTTTGAATCCATCGTAGAAATGTCCTGTCTGATGCATGATGTCGGCAACCCTCCTTTCGGCCACTTTGGTGAGCAGGCCATTAACGATTGGTTCTCGCGCAACTTAACCTCATTAGCGCTTGGTGAAGACGATAAACCAAGATTAGATTTGCCTCCGGAAGTGCGTCAGGATCTCTCTAACTTTGAAGGCAACGCTCAGGCGATTCGCTTAGTACATACTCTTCTTGCCCTTAACCTTACCTACTCTCAGGTGTCGGGCATTTTTAAGTATACCCGCAGGGCAGATACCCCTGCGCCTAAACATCAAAACGATGAACAGAAAGCCGAACTGGAAAACTACAACTACCTGATGAAAAAGGTCGGCTACTACATGAGTGAGCACCGCTATGTAGAATCGCTGAAAACCGTGTTATCTATGGACTCTCACTGCCGTTCTCCCTTCTCATACATTATGGAAGCCGCTGATGATATCTCTTACGGTATCGCCGATATTGAAGACGCTGTTGAGAAAGGCATTCTAACCGTTGAACAACTAAGTAGCGTATTAGATGAAGAGTTTCAAAAAGTAGCGGCTGAATACAACCTTGATGATAAATCGGCCATGAAGAGTATTGTTGCTGTCGCCGAAGCAAGCGCCCGAAAAGCTGAAAACTGTGCCGACAGTCAGTTCTTTATTTCTTTACGGGTAGAGATCAATAAGCGTTTACCACAGCATGCCTGCCAACAGTTCATAGACAATATCGAACAGGTTTTTAACGGCTCATTTAACCGCGCTCTAATTGAAGACCAAAGCGAAAACCATGCAATTGTGAAAACCCTTAAGAATGTAGCAATGAACTACGCCTTCTGCGATCCCGATGTCGAAAAAAGTGAGCTTCAGGGTTACACCATTATTACGGGGTTACTGGAAGCCTATAAGCCGTTGTTGCTACTCGACAGAGCCACTTTTGCCGATATCAAAACTGCCCCGCTCTACGAAAGAAGGCTGCACAAAAAACTGCCTAACAAGCACCTCAAAGCCTATGACATTGCAATGAAAACACTGCAAGAAGAGAAAGGCACAAAACCGGATATCGCTTTTCTGCCATACGATTTTGATGATGATGTCTGGGAGTTCTACTTCCGCGTACGCCTTATTCAGGACTACATCAGCGGTATGACAGACCAGTTCGCCTATGATGAGTACCGCGCACTGCGGGTGGTTGATTGA
- a CDS encoding (deoxy)nucleoside triphosphate pyrophosphohydrolase has protein sequence MKSIEVVAAIIQHEDKTLCVQRGPAKYDYVHHKFEFPGGKIEEGESGEQAIIRELKEELHLDVSTADYFMTVDHTYPDFHITMHAYICPVENRDIVLTEHIDAKWLSVEELPNLDWAAADIPFVEKLKEA, from the coding sequence ATGAAATCGATAGAAGTAGTGGCAGCCATAATTCAGCATGAAGATAAAACGTTGTGTGTTCAGCGTGGACCTGCGAAATATGACTATGTTCACCATAAATTTGAGTTTCCGGGTGGAAAGATAGAAGAAGGTGAAAGTGGTGAGCAGGCGATTATCCGTGAGCTGAAAGAAGAGCTTCATCTTGATGTTTCTACAGCTGATTACTTTATGACTGTCGATCATACTTATCCAGACTTCCATATCACGATGCATGCCTATATTTGTCCTGTAGAGAATCGAGATATTGTTCTAACGGAACACATTGATGCTAAGTGGTTGTCAGTTGAAGAGTTACCAAATTTAGATTGGGCTGCGGCAGATATTCCTTTTGTTGAAAAACTAAAGGAAGCTTGA
- a CDS encoding DUF3427 domain-containing protein translates to MVNAVSELSDALTAGYVDSSHACKHVLKPDLLFNDGQGRKVLTAIRNQLNYCDRFWFSTAFVTTSGIACIKQELIELEKRGVRGKILVSQYLNFTQPEALRELLKFDNIEVKIATDSNFHAKGYLFGDADTHQLIIGSSNLTANALTTNKEWNLKVATTEKGAIYLQSLAQFEHEFETAVPVTDKFVSDYEAIYSQAKTFEKEVQQLGKNHKSIEIKPNQMQKEALNNLSELRDSGADKALLISATGTGKTYLSAFDALQVKPKRLLFVVHRANIAKKAMETFRSLFPNDVSFGFYSGSDANTDSDFIFTTVQTLSRDEHLAKFASDSFDYIIIDETHRASAKSYQKILDHFDTRFLLGMTATPERTDDLDVYKIFDHNIAYEIRLQQALEMDILSPFHYYGVTDLTIDGESVDDVSAINFLVREERVKHILNYLDRYGCDNGRVRGLVFCSNIEECTALASAFNDNGLRSVALTGKHNETARDEAISRLESDNEDEKLDYIFSVGIFNEGIDIPSVNQIVMLRPTESAIIFVQQLGRGLRKADNKEYLTVIDFIGNYRNNFMVPIALYGDRSYNKDNLRRLVSGDDCYIPGSSSVSFDKISKERIYDSIDTTNLQTKRDLVKDYNLLKYKLGYAPKMMDFVEFGSRDPFAYVEYAKSYYNFSKQQEGESLPRLSEIQTDLLAVLSKEINNAKRVEESIILKALIENSACTINDISAELLRRFGFELTLGTATSAVHNLNLRFVTARSGGKNVAVGDKLNISIVNLDDNVLSWNDSFSPLLEDDTFVRYLLDSTEYAISKYSEGFKLNDFRDGFQLYRKYSRKDVFRVLGWSENPNPQNVGGYMVSKDKTNCPIFVNYHKADDIADTTKYEDHFINESMFGWMSKSKRTLNSPEIRLFASENSVPRLPLFVKKHNVEGNDFYYMGDLEPKKDSFEQTEISGTSVVKVVFDMVDEVRQDIYSYIVEK, encoded by the coding sequence ATGGTCAATGCAGTGAGCGAATTGTCAGATGCTTTAACGGCAGGCTATGTTGATAGCAGTCATGCTTGTAAACATGTACTTAAACCAGATTTACTATTCAATGATGGTCAAGGACGAAAAGTTTTAACCGCTATTAGAAATCAATTGAATTATTGTGATCGATTTTGGTTTTCTACCGCCTTCGTTACTACTAGTGGTATTGCCTGTATCAAGCAAGAACTGATTGAGTTGGAAAAAAGAGGTGTTCGAGGGAAAATTCTGGTATCTCAATATCTAAACTTTACCCAACCAGAAGCTTTAAGAGAGTTGCTTAAATTTGACAACATTGAGGTGAAAATAGCTACCGATTCAAATTTTCATGCTAAAGGCTATTTGTTTGGGGATGCAGATACTCATCAGTTGATCATTGGGAGTAGTAATTTAACGGCAAACGCTCTGACTACGAACAAAGAGTGGAATTTAAAAGTTGCTACTACTGAAAAAGGCGCCATTTACCTTCAGTCTCTCGCCCAATTTGAACATGAATTTGAAACTGCTGTACCTGTAACAGATAAATTCGTTTCAGACTACGAAGCTATTTATTCGCAAGCGAAAACGTTTGAAAAGGAAGTTCAACAGCTAGGAAAAAACCATAAAAGTATAGAGATAAAACCGAACCAAATGCAGAAAGAAGCATTAAACAATCTTTCTGAACTTCGGGACTCTGGTGCAGACAAAGCGTTACTTATTTCTGCTACAGGAACAGGAAAAACTTACCTATCCGCGTTTGATGCCCTTCAGGTAAAACCAAAACGCTTATTATTTGTCGTTCATAGAGCAAATATCGCAAAAAAAGCGATGGAGACATTTCGAAGCTTATTTCCTAATGATGTTAGCTTTGGATTTTATAGCGGATCTGATGCTAATACAGATAGTGACTTTATCTTCACAACGGTGCAAACCCTATCCAGAGATGAGCATCTAGCTAAATTTGCATCGGATTCTTTTGATTACATCATTATCGATGAGACCCATAGAGCTAGTGCAAAGTCTTATCAAAAAATTCTAGATCACTTTGATACTCGATTTCTTTTGGGTATGACTGCTACTCCTGAAAGAACAGATGATTTAGATGTATATAAGATTTTTGATCACAACATTGCGTATGAAATACGTCTTCAACAAGCTTTAGAGATGGATATTCTGTCTCCTTTTCATTACTACGGTGTAACGGATCTAACGATTGATGGGGAATCTGTAGATGATGTTTCGGCTATCAATTTCTTGGTTAGAGAAGAACGTGTTAAGCATATTCTGAATTATCTTGATCGGTATGGTTGTGATAACGGAAGAGTAAGAGGATTGGTCTTTTGCTCAAACATCGAAGAATGTACAGCTTTAGCATCGGCCTTTAACGATAATGGACTTCGCTCAGTTGCTTTAACTGGAAAACATAACGAAACAGCAAGAGACGAGGCAATTTCCCGCCTAGAGTCAGACAATGAAGATGAAAAGCTCGACTACATATTTTCAGTAGGAATCTTCAATGAAGGGATTGATATTCCATCGGTGAATCAGATTGTGATGTTACGCCCTACAGAGTCAGCCATCATTTTTGTGCAGCAATTGGGTCGTGGACTTCGAAAGGCAGATAACAAAGAGTACTTAACTGTTATTGATTTTATAGGTAACTACAGGAACAACTTTATGGTGCCGATTGCACTGTACGGTGACCGATCTTACAACAAAGACAACTTACGTCGTTTAGTCTCTGGTGATGACTGTTACATTCCGGGAAGTTCGTCAGTTAGCTTTGATAAGATTTCTAAAGAGCGTATTTATGACTCAATTGATACAACAAACCTCCAGACTAAACGTGACTTAGTTAAAGACTATAACTTATTGAAATATAAGTTAGGTTACGCACCAAAGATGATGGATTTTGTTGAGTTTGGTAGCCGCGATCCTTTTGCTTATGTTGAGTATGCTAAATCTTATTACAACTTTTCAAAGCAGCAAGAAGGGGAATCTCTTCCAAGGCTTAGCGAGATTCAAACCGATTTATTGGCTGTTCTTTCGAAAGAAATTAATAATGCCAAGCGTGTAGAAGAAAGCATTATTCTGAAAGCACTTATCGAAAATAGCGCTTGTACTATCAATGATATTTCGGCTGAGCTTCTACGTAGATTTGGTTTTGAACTAACTTTAGGAACTGCAACGTCAGCAGTACATAATTTAAATCTTCGTTTTGTAACTGCTCGTAGTGGTGGTAAAAACGTTGCTGTTGGAGACAAACTTAATATATCAATAGTTAACCTAGATGATAATGTTCTCTCATGGAACGACAGTTTTTCCCCATTATTAGAAGATGACACATTTGTTCGTTATTTGCTTGATAGTACTGAATATGCAATTTCCAAGTACTCCGAAGGTTTCAAGCTGAATGACTTCCGAGATGGATTTCAGTTATATAGGAAGTACTCACGAAAAGATGTCTTTAGAGTTTTAGGGTGGTCAGAGAATCCTAACCCGCAGAATGTAGGAGGCTACATGGTTAGCAAGGACAAAACTAACTGTCCGATATTTGTTAATTACCATAAAGCTGACGATATTGCTGATACTACAAAATATGAAGACCATTTTATCAATGAATCAATGTTTGGCTGGATGTCTAAATCTAAAAGAACGTTAAATAGCCCTGAAATAAGGTTGTTTGCTTCAGAGAATTCCGTTCCTCGCTTACCATTATTTGTTAAAAAGCATAATGTTGAGGGTAACGACTTTTATTATATGGGAGATCTAGAGCCGAAGAAGGATAGCTTTGAGCAAACTGAAATCTCGGGTACATCTGTGGTTAAAGTTGTTTTTGATATGGTTGATGAAGTTAGACAAGATATATATTCCTATATTGTTGAAAAATAA
- the rbsK gene encoding ribokinase, protein MKKLSSNERLSAILKLVNVHQKIDNNTLAKLLKVSVKTIRCDVRQLEQEQLIKRVHGGVTKASHYQAGRYSLDASLMSIVMESSYLHLSPHSNKSTMGLNSMGNKVFVLGSFNVDITSNVDRFPVPGETVSSHSSGYGAGGKGANQAYAAARNGAEVTFMTKIGNDQFNLFAKEHLSKTGINHNIILESETQPTGNALIMVSSENGENMIAVNSGANVHIQPEEVAAAESRIVASDILVTQLETNTDAILAAMRMASGSGVKVVLNPAPFKPEVNQLIPYVDIITPNETEASEIAGVPVETLDDAKNAAKIIHNLGVESVVITRGSKGALVYENGRFTEVPVFNSAVVDTTGAGDSFNGALVSQLGQGRRLEDAAKYASAYASLKVERVGAANMPDSSLVEQRLVSLR, encoded by the coding sequence ATGAAAAAGCTAAGTTCAAACGAAAGGCTGTCGGCCATTTTAAAACTGGTAAACGTTCACCAGAAAATTGATAACAACACGCTGGCAAAGCTGCTTAAGGTGTCGGTTAAAACCATACGTTGCGATGTGCGCCAACTGGAGCAGGAGCAGCTTATTAAGCGTGTGCACGGCGGGGTCACTAAGGCCAGCCATTATCAGGCCGGTCGCTACAGTCTGGACGCCAGCTTAATGTCGATTGTGATGGAAAGCAGTTATCTGCATCTCAGTCCGCACAGCAATAAAAGCACTATGGGGTTAAACAGCATGGGTAATAAGGTTTTTGTTTTGGGTTCATTTAACGTGGACATCACCTCCAATGTGGACAGGTTCCCTGTTCCCGGAGAAACGGTCAGCTCGCACAGCAGCGGTTACGGGGCGGGTGGTAAAGGTGCCAATCAGGCTTATGCCGCCGCCAGAAACGGTGCCGAGGTAACCTTTATGACCAAAATCGGTAACGATCAGTTTAACCTGTTCGCTAAAGAGCACCTGAGTAAAACCGGCATTAATCACAATATCATTCTGGAGTCAGAAACCCAGCCTACAGGTAACGCTCTGATTATGGTCAGCAGCGAAAACGGTGAGAATATGATTGCGGTTAACTCCGGTGCCAATGTGCACATTCAGCCTGAAGAGGTGGCCGCCGCAGAGAGCCGTATTGTGGCGTCGGACATTCTGGTTACCCAGTTGGAAACCAATACCGATGCCATTCTGGCTGCCATGCGTATGGCAAGTGGCAGCGGGGTTAAGGTGGTGCTAAACCCTGCGCCGTTTAAGCCGGAGGTAAACCAGCTTATCCCTTATGTGGATATCATCACCCCTAATGAAACTGAGGCTTCAGAGATTGCTGGTGTGCCGGTAGAAACACTGGACGATGCCAAAAACGCTGCCAAAATCATCCATAACCTCGGGGTTGAGAGTGTGGTGATCACCCGTGGCTCAAAGGGCGCTTTGGTTTATGAAAACGGCCGCTTTACTGAGGTGCCGGTGTTTAACTCCGCCGTGGTTGATACCACAGGCGCGGGTGACTCCTTTAACGGTGCTCTGGTTTCCCAGTTGGGGCAGGGCAGAAGGCTGGAAGATGCCGCCAAATACGCCTCGGCCTACGCCTCACTGAAGGTTGAAAGGGTAGGCGCCGCCAATATGCCGGACTCATCGCTGGTGGAGCAGCGGCTGGTAAGTTTGCGTTAA
- a CDS encoding Crp/Fnr family transcriptional regulator → MERVANHKLKMRFARQFHLDSELPAYILDNLQLTYLEKGEHLYHQNNKLEFIYFLLQGKLQVDSSHKDGSHTTFSFETPFSILGDLELFEEMNILSNVIALENCYLFSLSTQFLKKEAYNDPLFLRFIIRYIRKKLNFSVSIHNKVAQPLEYRVACYLSEKMKFEGEEFMLESRSSIASMFGVSVRHLNRVLKKLEQQGAIELRRKQVRVISHDTLFSSFR, encoded by the coding sequence ATGGAGCGGGTTGCTAATCACAAGTTAAAGATGAGGTTTGCCAGGCAGTTTCATCTCGACAGCGAGCTACCCGCCTATATTCTGGATAACCTTCAGCTTACTTATCTGGAAAAGGGCGAACACCTTTACCACCAGAACAATAAGCTGGAGTTCATTTATTTTCTGTTGCAGGGAAAGTTGCAGGTCGACAGCAGCCACAAGGACGGCTCTCATACCACCTTCTCATTCGAGACGCCGTTCTCTATTCTGGGGGATTTGGAGCTGTTTGAGGAGATGAATATCCTCAGCAATGTGATTGCTCTGGAAAACTGTTATCTGTTCTCGTTAAGCACTCAGTTCCTGAAAAAAGAAGCCTATAACGATCCGCTGTTCCTGCGTTTTATCATCCGTTATATCCGCAAAAAGCTGAACTTCTCTGTCAGCATTCACAATAAGGTTGCCCAGCCGCTGGAATATCGTGTCGCATGTTACCTCTCTGAAAAAATGAAGTTTGAGGGGGAGGAATTCATGCTGGAAAGCCGCAGCTCCATCGCCTCTATGTTCGGGGTGTCTGTCAGGCATCTCAACCGGGTGCTGAAAAAACTGGAGCAGCAAGGCGCTATCGAACTCAGGCGTAAACAGGTGCGTGTAATAAGCCACGATACCTTGTTTAGCTCATTCCGTTAA
- a CDS encoding nucleoside hydrolase produces MRKFLIDTDTASDDAVALLMALREPEVSIEAITTVCGNCPLDTASKNALVTIEKAATYAPPVYKGMARPILRDLHTCENVHGEDGMGDMNLPEPSLMVAEGNAVDKIIEYAYAFPGELEIITIGPLTNVAMAIRKDPAIQGLIKHIYIMGGTGLGPGNITPVAEFNFWVDAEAASIVIQADVEKTVIGWDVCMDETFLNQQDIAQLNECGELGQFSVRCNKTLIEFNKSLGKDGFDLPDPTAVAVALYPELIVSQFSTFGEIEHKSDKCYGQFMLDRFNVTGNKHNVNIITKIDASGFKNKLIELLSD; encoded by the coding sequence ATGAGAAAGTTTTTAATTGATACAGATACCGCCTCCGATGATGCAGTCGCCCTGTTGATGGCACTGAGGGAGCCGGAAGTCAGCATTGAGGCCATTACAACGGTATGTGGTAACTGCCCGCTGGATACCGCCAGCAAAAATGCGCTGGTGACGATTGAGAAGGCAGCGACTTATGCGCCGCCGGTTTATAAAGGCATGGCCCGCCCGATCCTGCGTGACCTTCACACCTGTGAAAATGTGCACGGTGAAGACGGCATGGGCGATATGAACCTGCCGGAGCCTTCATTGATGGTGGCAGAAGGGAACGCGGTAGATAAAATTATCGAATATGCCTACGCCTTTCCCGGTGAACTGGAGATTATCACTATCGGGCCACTGACCAATGTTGCGATGGCTATACGTAAAGATCCGGCCATTCAGGGGCTGATTAAACATATTTATATTATGGGCGGAACCGGCTTAGGCCCGGGCAACATTACCCCGGTGGCGGAGTTTAACTTCTGGGTTGATGCAGAGGCCGCTAGCATTGTTATTCAAGCCGATGTTGAGAAAACCGTGATTGGCTGGGATGTCTGCATGGATGAAACCTTCCTTAACCAACAGGATATCGCTCAGCTTAATGAGTGTGGTGAACTCGGGCAGTTCTCTGTGCGTTGCAACAAGACGTTGATTGAGTTCAATAAGTCGTTGGGCAAGGATGGTTTTGACCTGCCGGACCCGACGGCGGTTGCTGTGGCGCTTTACCCGGAGTTGATTGTCAGCCAGTTCAGCACCTTCGGTGAAATTGAGCATAAGAGTGACAAGTGTTACGGCCAGTTTATGCTGGACAGGTTTAATGTTACCGGTAATAAGCACAACGTAAATATTATTACCAAAATAGATGCCTCCGGATTTAAAAATAAACTGATTGAACTTCTTTCAGATTAA
- a CDS encoding YgjV family protein, producing the protein MFADYIGYLASVFIIISLLMKDFRKFRYINIVGCSVWVYYGFVINALPVMLFNSACIVINLFYLFKLYFQKTIFTKKHSQKEK; encoded by the coding sequence ATGTTTGCTGACTATATAGGTTATCTGGCTTCTGTTTTTATTATAATCTCGTTACTAATGAAAGATTTCAGAAAGTTCAGGTATATAAACATTGTGGGCTGTTCAGTGTGGGTGTACTACGGTTTTGTAATCAATGCCTTACCTGTGATGCTGTTTAACTCGGCCTGCATTGTTATTAACCTTTTTTATCTATTTAAATTGTATTTTCAAAAAACAATATTCACAAAGAAACATTCACAAAAAGAGAAATGA
- a CDS encoding NupC/NupG family nucleoside CNT transporter: MDAIISIVGIIVLLFLGYLLSDNKKAIKLRTVGGVFAIQAMFGAFVLYIPVGKDILFAVSSAVNNVIAYGNSGIGFLFGNLVNFSVPGVGFIFAFSSLPIIIFFSALISTLYYLGIMGRVINFLGGGLQKVLGTSRAESLSATGNIFVGATEAPLLVRPYVMGMTKSEFFAVMCGGMASVAGGVLAGYAAMGVKMEYLVAASFMAAPGGLLFAKLIKPETEEVNDKADPMADIAPDDKPSNVFDAAAGGASAGLQLALNIGAMLIAFIGLIALINGMLSGIGGVFGFEGLTLELILGYIFSPLAFIIGVPMDEVLIAGSFIGQKVVTNEFVAYANFAPYLADAADVILSERTKAIISFALCGFANLGSIAILLGGLGCIVPQRRHEIARFGLKAVIAGTLSNLMSATLAGLFLAL; the protein is encoded by the coding sequence ATGGATGCTATCATCAGTATAGTAGGGATAATTGTATTATTATTCCTTGGATATTTATTATCAGACAATAAAAAGGCGATTAAATTACGCACTGTGGGTGGCGTATTTGCCATTCAGGCTATGTTTGGTGCCTTTGTACTCTACATTCCGGTCGGAAAGGACATTTTATTTGCTGTCTCTTCCGCGGTGAACAACGTTATCGCTTACGGAAACAGCGGTATTGGGTTCCTGTTCGGCAATCTGGTTAACTTCAGTGTGCCGGGAGTGGGCTTTATTTTCGCCTTTTCCAGCCTGCCAATCATCATCTTCTTCTCTGCCTTAATCAGCACTCTTTATTACCTCGGCATTATGGGCCGGGTGATCAACTTTCTTGGTGGCGGCCTGCAGAAGGTGCTTGGCACCTCAAGGGCTGAATCCCTTTCAGCCACGGGCAATATTTTTGTCGGAGCGACAGAGGCACCTCTGTTAGTACGCCCTTATGTTATGGGCATGACCAAATCTGAATTCTTTGCCGTTATGTGTGGCGGTATGGCATCGGTCGCCGGTGGCGTACTGGCGGGGTATGCCGCTATGGGCGTAAAGATGGAGTATCTGGTGGCGGCTTCGTTTATGGCTGCACCTGGCGGGCTTCTGTTTGCCAAGCTGATTAAGCCGGAAACCGAAGAGGTGAACGATAAAGCTGATCCTATGGCGGACATTGCACCGGATGACAAGCCAAGCAATGTGTTTGATGCCGCTGCGGGCGGTGCCTCTGCCGGTCTTCAGCTTGCCCTTAACATTGGCGCCATGCTTATCGCCTTTATCGGCCTGATCGCTCTGATTAACGGCATGCTTTCTGGTATCGGCGGGGTATTCGGCTTCGAAGGGCTGACCCTTGAGCTGATTCTGGGATACATCTTCTCGCCACTTGCTTTCATTATTGGCGTGCCTATGGATGAGGTGCTGATCGCCGGCTCGTTTATCGGCCAGAAGGTGGTAACTAACGAGTTTGTTGCTTACGCCAACTTCGCCCCGTATCTGGCCGATGCCGCGGATGTAATTCTGAGCGAGCGCACTAAGGCGATCATCTCTTTTGCCCTGTGTGGTTTTGCCAACCTTGGCTCTATTGCCATTTTGCTTGGCGGCCTTGGCTGCATTGTGCCTCAGCGTCGTCATGAAATTGCCCGCTTCGGCCTTAAGGCCGTTATCGCCGGCACGCTTTCCAATCTTATGTCTGCAACTCTGGCAGGCCTCTTTCTGGCTCTGTAA